A window of Ammospiza nelsoni isolate bAmmNel1 chromosome 19, bAmmNel1.pri, whole genome shotgun sequence contains these coding sequences:
- the SRP68 gene encoding signal recognition particle subunit SRP68: MAAERQGGGGGRGAGAEESKEHKDGKDNKENERPAGPQPGGLGDSLGLEILQIVKESQQQHGLRHGDFQRYRGYCSRRLRRLRKTLNFKMGNRHKFTGKKVTEEILSDNRYLLLILMDAERAWSYAMQLKQEANTEPRKRFHLLSRLRKAVKHAEELERLCESNRVDAKTKLEAQAYMAYLTGMLRFEHQEWKAAMEAFNKCKTIYEKLANAFTEEQAVLYNQRVEEISPNIRYCAYNIGDQSAMNELMQMRLRSGGTEGLLAEKLEALITQTRAKQAATMSEVEWRGRTVPVKIDKVRIFLLGLADNEAAIAQAENEETKERLFESLLSECRDAIQAVREELKPDQKQREHSLENDSGKVSNIQYLHSYLTYIKLSTAIKRNESMAKSLQKALLQQQRSDEDGKRLPRPQDLIRLYDIILQNLVELTQLPGLEEDKNFQKEIGLKTLVYKAYRCFFIAQSYVLVKKWSEALVLYERVLKYAREVQSGAGAHRNSLKELPDVQDLITQVNAEKYSLQAAAILDANDPHETESPSQVKDGKPLSERFETFCLDPSLVSKQVSLVHFPPGFQPIPCKPLFFDLALNHVAFPPLEDKVEQKAKSGLTGYIKGIFGFKS, encoded by the exons ATGGCGGCGGAGCGTcagggaggcggcggcggccgcggggccggggcggagGAGAGCAAGGAGCACAAGGACGGCAAGGACAACAAGGAGAACGAGCGGCCGGCGGGGCCGCAGCCCGGCGGCCTCGGCGATAGCCTGGGCCTGGAGA TCCTGCAGATCGTGAAGGAGTcgcagcagcagcacggcctGAGGCATGGGGACTTCCAGAGGTACAg GGGTTATTGCTCCCGCAGGCTGAGGCGGCTCCGCAAAACTCTCAACTTCAAGATGGGCAACAGACACAAGTTCACTGGGAAGAAAGTAACTGAAGAGATTCTCTCAGACAACAG gtATTTGCTGCTGATCCTGATGGATGCAGAGAGGGCCTGGAGCTATGCCatgcagctgaagcaggaggccAACACGGAGCCCCGCAAGCGCTTCCATTTGCTGTCGCGGCTGCGCAAGGCTGTGAAACACGCCGAGGAGCTGGAGAGGCTCTGTGAGAGCAACAGGGTGGATGCCAAGACTAAGCTGGAAGCTCAG GCGTACATGGCTTACCTCACTGGCATGCTGCGCTTCGAGCACCAGGAGTGGAAGGCAGCAATGGAGGCTTTCAACAAATGCAA GACCATCTATGAAAAGCTGGCCAATGCTTTCACAGAAGAACAAGCTGTGCTGTACAACCAGCGTGTGGAGGAGATCTCGCCCAACATTCGCTACTGTGCCTACAACATTG GTGACCAGTCTGCCATGAATGAGTTGATGCAGATGAGACTGAGGTCTGGTGGCACTGAAGGTCTTCTTGCAGAAAAACTGGAG GCACTGATCACCCAGACTCGGGCAAAGCAGGCAGCCACCATGAGTGAGGTGGAGTGGAGAGGGAGAACTGTCCCAGTGAAGATTGACAAAGTGAGGATcttcctgctggggctggctgacAACGAGGCAGCAATTGCTCAG GCAGAAAATGAGGAGACAAAGGAACGTTTGTTTGAGTCTTTACTCAGTGAGTGCAGAGATGCCATTCAGGCAGTTCGGGAAGAATTGAAACCTGACCAG AAGCAGCGAGAACACTCTCTGGAAAATGATTCTGGGAAGGTGTCCAACATCCAGTACTTACACAG TTATTTGACCTACATCAAGCTGTCCACGGCCATCAAGCGCAACGAGAGCATGGCCAAGTCCCTGCAGaaggccctgctgcagcagcagcgctCCGACGAGGACGGCAAGCGCTTGCCGCGGCCGCAGGACCTCATCCGCCTCTACGACATCATCCTGCAG AACCTTGTGGAACTCACACAACTTCCTGGCCTAGAAGAGGACAAGAACTTCCAAAAGGAGATTGGATTGAAGACACTTGTGTACAAAGCTTACAG GTGTTTCTTCATTGCCCAGTCCTATGTCCTGGTGAAGAAGTGGAGTGAAGCCCTCGTGCTGTACGAGAGGGTGCTGAAATACGCGCGCGAGGTTCAGTCGGGAGCTGGAGCTCACAGGAACAGCCTGAAG GAGCTGCCTGATGTTCAGGATCTCATCACTCAAGTCAATGCAGAGAAGTATTCCTTGCAAGCAGCAGCTATTTTAG ATGCAAATGATCCTCATGAGACTGAGTCTCCATCTCAGGTCAAGGATGGCAAG CCTCTCTCAGAACGGTTTGAGACTTTCTGCCTGGATCCTTCCCTGGTCAGCAAGCAAGTCAGCCTCGTGCACTTCCCACCAGGATTCCAGCCCATTCCATGCAAACCCTTGTTCTTTGACCTGGCCCTTAACCATGTTGCTTTCCCACCTCTGGAGGACAAGGTGGAGCAGAAGGCCAAGAGTGGCCTCACAGGATATATAAAGGGCATTTTTGGATTCAAAAGTtaa